In Citrus sinensis cultivar Valencia sweet orange chromosome 2, DVS_A1.0, whole genome shotgun sequence, a single genomic region encodes these proteins:
- the LOC102628581 gene encoding myb family transcription factor PHL7 isoform X1, translating into MYQPNSVPSSSLVRSNSLVHGQHLDCGSSQMDPMNGGNSLNNNPSLASKQRLRWTHELHERFVDAVAQLGGPDRATPKGVLRVMGVQGLTIYHVKSHLQKYRLAKYLPDSSSDGKKVDKKETGDMLSSLDGSSGMQITEALKLQMEVQKRLHEQLEVQRQLQLRIEAQGKYLKKIIEEQQRLSGVLTEAPGSGGSAPASGDNCQEPDKKTDPATPAPTSESPLQDKAAKEHVPAKSLSLDESFSSQNEPLTPDSGCNVSSPSQSPKGERSMKKQRVDMETAYAKPEMVLTHPILESSISSSYQQPQNVFDPSSRASVGKEDRLEVSGNDL; encoded by the exons ATGTATCAACCAAATAGTGTTCCAAGTTCAAGTTTAGTCCGCAGCAACTCATTAGTTCATGGTCAGCATTTAGATTGTGGTTCTAGTCAGATGGACCCTATGAATGGAGGGAACAGTCTCAACAACAACCCTAGTCTTGCTTCAAAGCAAAGATTGCGTTGGACGCATGAACTTCATGAACGCTTTGTTGATGCTGTAGCACAGCTTGGTGGGCCAGATC GGGCTACTCCTAAAGGTGTGCTTAGAGTCATGGGTGTGCAAGGTTTAACAATATACCATGTCAAGAGCCATTTACAG AAATATCGACTTGCAAAATACCTCCCTGACTCCTCTTCGGATG GGAAAAAAGTTGACAAGAAAGAAACTGGGGATATGCTTTCCAGCTTGGATGGTTCATC TGGGATGCAAATTACTGAAGCACTAAAGCTGCAGATGGAGGTGCAAAAACGACTGCATGAGCAACTGGAG GTGCAGAGACAGCTTCAGTTACGGATTGAAGCCCAAGGCAAGTACTTGAAGAAGATAATTGAAGAGCAACAACGACTTAGTGGGGTTCTTACAGAAGCACCTGGTTCTGGAGGATCAGCTCCAGCCTCAGGCGACAATTGCCAAGAACCTGACAAGAAGACAGATCCAGCAACACCTGCCCCAACTTCAGAGTCCCCCCTCCAGGACAAGGCTGCCAAAGAACATGTTCCAGCCAAGAGCCTCTCTCTTGATGAATCGTTCTCATCTCAAAATGAGCCGTTGACCCCAGATTCTGGGTGCAATGTCAGTTCCCCTTCTCAGAGTCCTAAAGGTGAGAGGTCTATGAAGAAGCAACGAGTGGACATGGAAACAGCATATGCTAAACCAGAGATGGTGCTCACACATCCAATACTGGAGTCGAGCATAAGTTCCTCCTACCAGCAACcacaaaatgtttttgatccTTCATCTCGGGCATCGGTTGGGAAGGAAGATCGACTGGAGGTTTCGGGAAATGACCTGTAA
- the LOC102628581 gene encoding myb family transcription factor PHL7 isoform X2 yields MYQPNSVPSSSLVRSNSLVHGQHLDCGSSQMDPMNGGNSLNNNPSLASKQRLRWTHELHERFVDAVAQLGGPDRATPKGVLRVMGVQGLTIYHVKSHLQKYRLAKYLPDSSSDVDKKETGDMLSSLDGSSGMQITEALKLQMEVQKRLHEQLEVQRQLQLRIEAQGKYLKKIIEEQQRLSGVLTEAPGSGGSAPASGDNCQEPDKKTDPATPAPTSESPLQDKAAKEHVPAKSLSLDESFSSQNEPLTPDSGCNVSSPSQSPKGERSMKKQRVDMETAYAKPEMVLTHPILESSISSSYQQPQNVFDPSSRASVGKEDRLEVSGNDL; encoded by the exons ATGTATCAACCAAATAGTGTTCCAAGTTCAAGTTTAGTCCGCAGCAACTCATTAGTTCATGGTCAGCATTTAGATTGTGGTTCTAGTCAGATGGACCCTATGAATGGAGGGAACAGTCTCAACAACAACCCTAGTCTTGCTTCAAAGCAAAGATTGCGTTGGACGCATGAACTTCATGAACGCTTTGTTGATGCTGTAGCACAGCTTGGTGGGCCAGATC GGGCTACTCCTAAAGGTGTGCTTAGAGTCATGGGTGTGCAAGGTTTAACAATATACCATGTCAAGAGCCATTTACAG AAATATCGACTTGCAAAATACCTCCCTGACTCCTCTTCGGATG TTGACAAGAAAGAAACTGGGGATATGCTTTCCAGCTTGGATGGTTCATC TGGGATGCAAATTACTGAAGCACTAAAGCTGCAGATGGAGGTGCAAAAACGACTGCATGAGCAACTGGAG GTGCAGAGACAGCTTCAGTTACGGATTGAAGCCCAAGGCAAGTACTTGAAGAAGATAATTGAAGAGCAACAACGACTTAGTGGGGTTCTTACAGAAGCACCTGGTTCTGGAGGATCAGCTCCAGCCTCAGGCGACAATTGCCAAGAACCTGACAAGAAGACAGATCCAGCAACACCTGCCCCAACTTCAGAGTCCCCCCTCCAGGACAAGGCTGCCAAAGAACATGTTCCAGCCAAGAGCCTCTCTCTTGATGAATCGTTCTCATCTCAAAATGAGCCGTTGACCCCAGATTCTGGGTGCAATGTCAGTTCCCCTTCTCAGAGTCCTAAAGGTGAGAGGTCTATGAAGAAGCAACGAGTGGACATGGAAACAGCATATGCTAAACCAGAGATGGTGCTCACACATCCAATACTGGAGTCGAGCATAAGTTCCTCCTACCAGCAACcacaaaatgtttttgatccTTCATCTCGGGCATCGGTTGGGAAGGAAGATCGACTGGAGGTTTCGGGAAATGACCTGTAA
- the LOC102627703 gene encoding protein PHR1-LIKE 3-like has product MIQREEIISRTSYHYHQNHGGGIEPCVVMTSDPKPRLRWTADLHDRFVDAVTQLGGPSKATPKAIMRTMNVKGLTLFHLKSHLQKYRLGKQSGREMGDSPKDASYLIESSANDNSLPNFPASDMNESYEVKEALRVQMEVQSKLHLQVEAEKHLQIRQNAQQRYLAMLERACKILTDQILGGAVVDADSEKCKGLGTKMPRSYILDSLGFYTSQSVEVAEVQCPEELLPNLHPQRADCSTESCLTSHESSGGLTMEGSPVGGKNSILSLDTTTGSLIWGEVKMGAQEISLARENPSGISGYGI; this is encoded by the exons ATGATTCAAAGAGAAGAAATAATAAGCCGGACCAGTTATCattatcatcagaatcacGGAGGCGGAATAGAGCCGTGCGTGGTCATGACATCTGATCCAAAGCCTCGCCTCCGTTGGACCGCCGACCTTCACGATCGATTCGTTGACGCCGTCACTCAACTAGGCGGTCCTTCCA AGGCTACACCAAAGGCTATCATGCGGACTATGAATGTGAAGGGACTTACTCTCTTTCACTTGAAGAGTCATCTCcag AAATACAGGCTAGGTAAGCAATCGGGGAGAGAAATGGGTGACTCGCCCAAAGATG CTTCATATCTCATAGAAAGCTCTGCGAATGATAATTCTCTTCCAAACTTTCCAGCTTCGGATATGAATGA GAGTTATGAAGTCAAGGAGGCTTTAAGAGTGCAAATGGAAGTGCAAAGTAAATTGCATTTGCAAGTtgag gctGAGAAGCACTTGCAAATTCGCCAGAATGCACAACAAAGATATTTAGCTATGCTTGAGAGAGCTTGCAAAATACTTACTGATCAAATTCTTGGAGGTGCAGTTGTTGACGCAGACAGTGAAAAATGTAAGGGATTAGGGACTAAAATGCCAAGAAGTTACATTCTTGACTCACTTGGTTTTTATACCTCACAATCTGTTGAGGTAGCCGAAGTGCAATGCCCAGAAGAATTGCTGCCCAATCTCCATCCGCAGAGGGCTGATTGTTCAACTGAAAGCTGTTTAACATCACACGAGAGTTCAGGAGGATTGACAATGGAAGGATCTCCAGTTGGGGGGAAGAATAGTATACTGAGCTTGGACACAACGACGGGATCTCTGATTTGGGGTGAAGTCAAAATGGGAGCTCAAGAGATTAGTTTGGCCAGAGAAAATCCCAGTGGAATCAGCGGTTATGGCATATAG
- the LOC102627990 gene encoding snRNA-activating protein complex subunit yields MENIESEEIEILRGGPIYTGNMVSPLTRVPDFEDSVLRELKELEDELCMDSSQFYDDHLSVDELKVYTEDELMDMALKETFTNRLRDEGSAENSSQPSEERSSAGRNLERSGKQENRKSPTKKKKKKKKANRLTVVCELSYLLLQVFFQLRLDNFIAKAEQLSSIKLIKQKQDEAKAAARLHSFNSSCKFNEYAVPFSDKTERMKSLRSNNSAKWLKALDIREHVAVMNPEIVLSVEIYHNERKWVKTQEFLVLGRQMLTELRDVICCLTDQVMQKAGQYDPSGYFLIEDVFYNDLRHPSAIDYSEPIFNWLRNSKNEAVKKWECIINGELQQKQKALLGSVSTSHLPHFKAVDMHKARFCDVRFRLGAGYLYCHQGDCKHTIVIRDMRLIHPEDVHSRAAYPIVTFQLKQRSQKCSVCKIYMAAKVTVDDKWAQDNPCYFCDYCYSLLHSKDGNL; encoded by the exons ATGGAGAACATAGAAtcggaagaaattgaaatccTAAGAGGTGGTCCTATTTACACCGGTAATATGGTGAGTCCTCTCACTAGGGTTCCTGATTTCGAGGATTCAGTTCTCCGGGAGCTCAAGGAATTGGAGGATGAATTGTGTATGGACTCGTCGCAATTCTACGACGACCATCTTTC GGTCGATGAGCTTAAGGTTTATACAGAAGACGAGTTAATGGATATGGCCTTGAAGGAAACTTTTACG AATCGATTGCGGGATGAAGGGAGTGCTGAAAATTCTTCACAGCCTTCAGAAGAGCGCTCCAGTGCAGG GAGAAATTTAGAAAGATCAGGAAAACAAGAGAATAGAAAGAGCccaacaaagaagaagaagaagaagaagaaggcaaATCGTCTGACTGTAGTATGCGAACTATCCTATCTCTTGCTGCAAGTGTTTTTTCAGTTGAGATTG GATAATTTTATTGCCAAGGCAGAGCAGCTTTCCTCTATAAAACtgataaaacaaaagcaaGATGAAGCCAAAGCTGCAGCAAGACTTCATTCATTCAA CTCTAGTTGCAAATTCAATGAATATGCCGTTCCATTCTCAGACAAAACTGAAAGGATGAAATCGCTTAGGTCTAATAATTCTGCAAAG TGGCTAAAGGCATTAGACATTCGGGAACATGTAGCTGTTATGAATCCAGAAATAGTTCTTTCTGTTGAGATTTACCATAACGAACGAAAATGGGTAAAG ACCCAGGAGTTCTTGGTGCTAGGACGACAAATGTTGACTGAGCTGAGGGATGTAATTTGTTGCCTGACAGACCAAGTGATGCAAAAGGCTGGACAGTACGATCCCTCTGGATATTTTCTGATAGAG GATGTATTTTACAATGATTTGAGGCATCCCTCTGCAATAGATTACAGCGAACCAATATTTAACTGGCTCAGAAACTCTAAGAACGAAGCCGTTAAAAAATGGGAATGCATAATAAATGGTGAGTtacaacaaaagcaaaaagccCTTCTTGGTAGTGTATCAACGTCACATTTGCCTCACTTCAAGGCTGTAGACATGCACAAGGCACGGTTTTGTGACGTGCGATTTCGACTTGGTGCAGGATATCTCTACTGTCATCAG GGAGACTGCAAGCACACAATAGTGATTAGAGACATGAGGTTGATTCATCCCGAAGACGTACATAGTCGGGCTGCCTATCCAATTGTCACATTTCAACTGAAACAACGTTCACAGAAATGCAGTGTTTGTAAGATTTACATGGCAGCCAAGGTAACTGTGGATGACAAATGGGCCCAGGACAATCCTTGTTATTTTTGCGACTACTGTTATTCTCTTCTACATTCCAAGGATGGAAATCTTTAA